A genomic window from Leptolyngbya sp. BL0902 includes:
- a CDS encoding DUF309 domain-containing protein: MPDFPPLENTPDSPLESAPENAPESAPENISNTNPEISLTAGITLFNQGEYYACHDVLEALWMEAESMEKPFYQGILQIAVGLYHLGNHNWRGATILIGEGVNRLRPFEPSYGGVAVADLVDLGWAWLVALQHTGVDQVEAMAQALTQARTTAADQGISLGDQRFTLPVPRIGLTTSATPESRPRASGTC, translated from the coding sequence ATGCCGGATTTCCCTCCTTTGGAAAACACCCCAGATTCCCCTCTAGAAAGTGCCCCTGAGAACGCCCCTGAGAGCGCCCCAGAGAACATCTCCAACACCAACCCTGAGATCTCCCTCACTGCCGGAATTACCCTGTTTAATCAGGGTGAATACTACGCTTGCCACGATGTGCTAGAAGCGCTGTGGATGGAAGCAGAATCCATGGAAAAACCGTTCTATCAGGGCATTTTGCAGATTGCCGTAGGGCTATATCACCTGGGCAACCACAACTGGCGCGGAGCCACCATTTTGATTGGCGAAGGCGTCAACCGTTTGCGTCCCTTTGAACCCAGCTATGGCGGCGTCGCCGTGGCCGATTTGGTGGATCTGGGTTGGGCGTGGCTGGTGGCGCTGCAACACACCGGAGTTGACCAAGTGGAAGCAATGGCCCAAGCCTTGACCCAAGCCCGGACTACCGCCGCCGATCAGGGCATTAGCCTAGGGGATCAGAGGTTCACGTTGCCCGTCCCTAGGATTGGGCTGACGACCTCCGCCACCCCAGAGAGCCGCCCAAGGGCTAGCGGAACCTGCTGA